In one Cloacibacillus porcorum genomic region, the following are encoded:
- a CDS encoding glycine/betaine/sarcosine/D-proline family reductase selenoprotein B, translated as MTLKVVHYINQFYAGIGGEEKADHQPEIREGIVGPGMGLNAAFGGEAEIVATVICGDGYYGEHTEEARAKCLEMVAAKKPDLFIAGPAFNAGRYGFACGDIAATVAAELGIPTVTSMYPENPGVELYSKKTYIVPCADSARGMGQALPVMAKLGLKLAKGEPMGPAKVEGYIHRGMRKSFFHEKSGAERAVEMLLKKLRGEEFQTEYEMPTFKKIPPAAPIKDLKHAKIALVTSGGIVPKGNPDRIRVSSAESFGEYDISSLFDMTPDNYESIHGGYDRQWANLDPDVVVPIDVMRELEKEGVFGKLHDKFYTTTGTGTAVAFGEKFGQEIGAKLKEASVDGVILTSTUGTCTRCGASMTREIENAAGIPVVQIATIVPIMLTVGTNRIVPGVAIPHPVGNPELGPEVDKAARRELLMRAFKAMTTPIEEQTIFEKN; from the coding sequence ATGACCTTAAAAGTTGTTCATTATATTAACCAGTTCTACGCCGGTATCGGCGGAGAAGAGAAGGCCGACCACCAGCCCGAGATACGCGAGGGTATTGTCGGTCCCGGAATGGGCCTTAACGCCGCCTTCGGCGGCGAGGCTGAGATAGTCGCCACCGTCATCTGCGGCGACGGCTACTATGGAGAGCACACGGAAGAGGCCCGCGCCAAGTGCCTGGAGATGGTGGCGGCCAAGAAGCCCGACCTCTTCATCGCCGGCCCCGCCTTCAACGCCGGACGCTACGGATTCGCCTGCGGCGATATCGCGGCCACGGTAGCCGCCGAGCTCGGAATCCCCACGGTGACTTCAATGTACCCCGAGAACCCCGGAGTGGAGCTCTATTCCAAGAAGACTTACATCGTCCCCTGCGCCGACTCGGCGCGCGGCATGGGCCAGGCCCTTCCCGTAATGGCTAAGCTCGGCCTCAAGCTCGCGAAGGGCGAACCGATGGGCCCCGCGAAGGTCGAGGGTTATATCCACCGCGGCATGCGCAAGTCTTTCTTCCATGAGAAGAGCGGCGCTGAGCGCGCGGTAGAGATGCTCCTCAAGAAGCTCCGCGGCGAAGAGTTCCAGACGGAATATGAGATGCCGACCTTCAAGAAGATCCCTCCGGCAGCGCCGATCAAGGATCTGAAGCACGCGAAGATCGCGCTCGTCACCTCCGGCGGTATCGTCCCGAAGGGCAACCCCGACCGTATCCGCGTCTCCTCGGCGGAGAGCTTCGGCGAGTATGATATTTCCAGCCTCTTCGATATGACGCCCGATAACTACGAGTCAATCCACGGCGGCTATGACCGTCAGTGGGCAAACCTCGACCCCGATGTGGTCGTTCCCATCGACGTTATGCGCGAACTTGAAAAAGAGGGCGTATTCGGCAAACTCCACGATAAGTTCTACACCACGACCGGTACCGGTACGGCCGTCGCCTTCGGCGAGAAGTTTGGACAGGAGATCGGCGCGAAGCTGAAAGAGGCCAGCGTTGACGGCGTGATCCTCACCTCCACCTGAGGAACTTGTACTCGGTGCGGTGCATCGATGACAAGAGAGATCGAAAACGCGGCAGGCATCCCCGTCGTCCAGATAGCGACGATCGTTCCTATCATGCTCACAGTCGGAACGAACAGAATAGTCCCCGGCGTGGCGATCCCCCATCCCGTCGGAAACCCCGAACTCGGCCCCGAGGTCGACAAGGCGGCACGCAGAGAGCTGCTCATGCGCGCATTCAAGGCTATGACTACGCCTATCGAAGAACAGACAATCTTCGAAAAGAACTAG
- a CDS encoding sodium/proline symporter — MNTMLTVSAIYLVIFIMIGFIATRYFSSSAEGFYLGDRDFGAIPTALSAGATDSSGWIFTGAVGFAYAFGVSMMWICVGYTFGYFFNYICLAPALRRYTKRTGAMSIPHFFGVRFKEHAKLLRGVSSLIITLFFVIYTSAQLTSAGKAFEALVGWDYEHAIWVSAFLGTSYAFLGGYRAVVWTDVVQGSIMLLVLLVSPFIFIFYLGGWHAFWERAFALDPMLLNATAGIGGYAGFAFAFGLAAGGIGLMGQPQILQRFITARDDRTLITSAVIGVFWMVTVVSGATLIGLICRVIMPTIHDPEFAFPVLIKDRLHPMVAGVVLAAVFSAILSTLDSLIMVVSQTVHLDIIEGVFNKKLSDRWATLVGRIVIVSVGICGACIALSNTRMVFWFVLYAWAVMGASFAPPLILGLYWKRVTALGALGGIITGGVVTVLWYNTPFLKEIMYEMLPAALSSTFVTVAVSFMQEAPADGEAQVALAKR, encoded by the coding sequence ATGAATACTATGCTCACGGTATCCGCCATTTATCTTGTGATATTTATAATGATAGGCTTTATCGCGACCCGCTATTTTTCCAGCTCCGCCGAGGGATTTTACCTTGGGGACCGCGATTTCGGCGCGATACCGACGGCGCTCAGCGCGGGCGCGACAGATTCGAGCGGTTGGATATTTACCGGAGCGGTGGGGTTTGCCTACGCCTTCGGCGTTTCGATGATGTGGATCTGCGTGGGCTACACCTTCGGTTATTTCTTCAACTACATTTGCCTGGCGCCGGCGCTGCGCCGCTACACCAAACGCACTGGCGCGATGTCGATACCTCATTTTTTCGGCGTGCGCTTCAAAGAACACGCTAAGCTGCTGCGCGGTGTCTCCTCGCTGATCATTACCCTTTTTTTCGTCATCTACACTTCCGCGCAGCTCACAAGCGCCGGTAAGGCCTTCGAGGCCCTTGTCGGCTGGGATTACGAACATGCGATATGGGTCTCCGCCTTTCTCGGTACCTCCTATGCCTTTCTTGGCGGCTACCGGGCCGTCGTCTGGACCGATGTTGTGCAGGGCTCGATCATGCTGTTGGTGCTGCTCGTCTCGCCCTTTATCTTTATCTTCTATCTCGGTGGCTGGCACGCCTTTTGGGAGCGCGCCTTCGCGCTTGATCCCATGCTGCTGAACGCGACGGCGGGTATCGGCGGATACGCCGGCTTTGCCTTCGCCTTTGGTCTCGCCGCCGGCGGGATCGGCCTTATGGGGCAGCCTCAGATACTGCAGCGCTTCATTACGGCGCGCGACGACAGGACGCTCATCACCTCCGCAGTCATCGGCGTATTCTGGATGGTAACCGTCGTCAGCGGGGCTACTCTGATCGGCCTAATCTGCCGGGTCATCATGCCGACGATCCACGACCCAGAGTTTGCCTTTCCCGTGCTCATAAAGGACAGGCTGCATCCGATGGTTGCCGGAGTCGTGCTGGCCGCGGTATTCTCGGCGATTCTCTCCACGCTTGACTCCCTGATAATGGTTGTCTCCCAGACTGTGCACCTGGACATTATAGAGGGCGTCTTCAACAAAAAACTCTCCGACAGGTGGGCAACCCTAGTCGGGCGCATCGTGATCGTCTCCGTTGGCATCTGCGGAGCCTGTATCGCCCTTTCAAATACGCGCATGGTATTTTGGTTCGTTCTCTACGCCTGGGCGGTCATGGGGGCCTCCTTTGCGCCGCCGCTGATCCTCGGTTTGTACTGGAAAAGGGTCACGGCGCTTGGTGCGCTGGGGGGTATCATCACGGGCGGTGTCGTGACGGTGCTCTGGTACAATACGCCGTTCCTGAAGGAGATCATGTATGAGATGCTCCCAGCGGCGCTCTCCTCGACCTTTGTCACCGTGGCGGTGAGCTTCATGCAGGAGGCTCCGGCGGACGGCGAGGCACAGGTCGCGCTCGCGAAACGCTGA
- a CDS encoding thioredoxin family protein, producing MIALTKENCDAEVREEKSIPVVVDFWGPQCVPCMGLMPHYHEMEKEFEGKVKFTSVDCSTNKRVAMGFRVMGLPTFLFWKDGVEVKRLSKEECTAESIRAEIENLIK from the coding sequence ATGATTGCACTTACAAAAGAAAACTGCGACGCCGAAGTACGCGAAGAGAAGTCAATACCCGTAGTAGTGGATTTCTGGGGACCCCAGTGCGTTCCCTGCATGGGCCTTATGCCCCACTATCACGAGATGGAGAAGGAATTCGAGGGTAAGGTGAAGTTCACCTCCGTCGACTGCTCGACCAACAAGAGAGTGGCGATGGGCTTCCGCGTAATGGGCCTTCCCACCTTCCTCTTCTGGAAGGACGGAGTAGAGGTAAAGCGCCTCTCAAAGGAAGAGTGCACGGCCGAGTCAATCAGAGCGGAGATCGAAAACCTTATTAAGTAA
- a CDS encoding GrdX family protein codes for MTAKELRIVTNNSWIETGPAVPHEIVFVEGTPMEVLDKTEELLQQGWRLVSAPLPPNVPIMRGPYRSLVIEKNDRQYDRDGLIALGKARDRYRMERENHNLPEPGEDFGVIDRQMLQRTLRDAMIIEAENRN; via the coding sequence ATGACGGCAAAAGAGTTACGTATCGTTACAAACAACAGCTGGATAGAGACAGGCCCCGCGGTACCGCATGAGATAGTGTTCGTCGAGGGGACGCCGATGGAGGTCCTCGATAAGACGGAAGAGCTGCTTCAGCAGGGTTGGAGGCTCGTATCCGCCCCACTGCCTCCGAATGTGCCGATAATGCGCGGTCCCTATCGGTCTTTGGTGATAGAGAAAAATGACCGCCAGTATGACAGGGACGGGCTGATAGCGCTCGGCAAGGCGAGAGACCGTTACCGGATGGAACGGGAGAACCACAATTTGCCGGAGCCCGGCGAGGACTTCGGCGTGATCGACCGCCAGATGCTGCAGCGGACGCTGCGCGACGCTATGATTATTGAGGCTGAAAATAGAAATTAA
- a CDS encoding serpin family protein, whose translation MKRIIITLVLVTALLSPNIAMANISNLIPPFHWTYHSLSNLSAKGLIGEQVVPGKSAFTPEQVVALVVMALKHAENDITKLGDAELSSMRQLASAYRPYFKEAGYDYNTIRNDIEMVAIRAGLTAIETNGGFTPNPKTLSAKAAYAVNKFTFDLYRQVAAERGHRNLFISPYSVTSALAMTYAGARGITEQQMEKVLSLSPDIHKNMGALINEINSVPQDIAQVHTANAVWPAKQEKILPEYAQTVRDYYNAGLTPLNYRANPESARKTINKWVEKQTQQRIKDIIGPGVLSKETLMVLTNAVYFKSSWLEEFQSVNTVPRPFWISPERSVKVLTMNRTGEQVDYAKLSDAEILELPYKGGRFSMLVLLPDKKSDIETLEKALSAEQLSKWIAAMTPQKVKIYLPKFKQENDYELAQTLAKMGMPSAFSPEAADFSGITGLDDLYISNIVHKTFIEVAEEGTEAAAATAVIMMRTSMPAPDDDAVVFRAERPFIYIIRDNTTGAIIFIGRYTRP comes from the coding sequence ATGAAACGAATAATCATTACGCTGGTGCTGGTCACGGCGCTATTGTCGCCAAATATCGCGATGGCGAATATATCGAATCTGATACCGCCCTTTCACTGGACCTATCATTCTCTAAGCAATCTCTCGGCCAAAGGGCTGATCGGCGAGCAGGTAGTCCCCGGCAAGAGCGCCTTCACACCCGAGCAGGTGGTGGCACTTGTGGTGATGGCGCTCAAACACGCGGAGAACGACATTACAAAGCTTGGAGACGCGGAGCTGTCCAGCATGCGTCAGCTGGCAAGCGCCTACCGCCCCTATTTCAAAGAGGCGGGCTACGACTATAACACCATACGCAACGACATCGAAATGGTGGCAATCCGCGCGGGGCTGACGGCGATTGAGACGAACGGCGGCTTTACGCCAAACCCAAAAACTCTTTCGGCGAAGGCGGCTTACGCCGTCAACAAGTTTACCTTCGACCTATACCGGCAGGTGGCGGCAGAGCGCGGACACCGCAATCTTTTCATCTCGCCCTACAGCGTCACCTCGGCGCTCGCGATGACCTACGCCGGCGCGCGCGGCATCACTGAGCAGCAGATGGAAAAGGTGCTCTCGCTGTCGCCGGATATTCACAAGAATATGGGCGCGCTCATCAACGAGATAAACTCGGTGCCGCAGGATATCGCGCAGGTGCACACGGCGAACGCCGTCTGGCCCGCGAAGCAGGAGAAGATCCTGCCAGAATACGCGCAGACGGTCCGCGACTATTATAACGCGGGGCTGACGCCGCTCAATTACAGGGCCAACCCCGAGTCGGCGCGCAAGACGATAAACAAATGGGTGGAAAAACAGACGCAGCAGAGGATCAAGGACATCATCGGCCCAGGCGTGCTCAGCAAAGAGACGCTGATGGTACTCACAAACGCCGTGTACTTCAAATCCTCCTGGCTTGAGGAGTTCCAGTCGGTCAACACCGTGCCGCGCCCCTTCTGGATAAGCCCGGAACGATCCGTCAAGGTGCTGACGATGAACCGCACCGGAGAGCAGGTGGACTACGCCAAACTCAGCGACGCGGAGATCCTGGAGCTGCCTTACAAGGGAGGGCGCTTTTCCATGCTGGTACTGCTGCCCGATAAAAAATCCGACATTGAAACGCTGGAAAAGGCGCTGAGCGCCGAACAGCTCTCGAAGTGGATAGCGGCGATGACGCCGCAGAAGGTAAAGATATATCTGCCGAAGTTCAAGCAGGAGAACGACTATGAGCTGGCGCAGACATTGGCAAAGATGGGCATGCCATCAGCCTTCAGCCCCGAAGCGGCAGACTTCTCCGGCATTACCGGCCTGGATGATCTCTACATCAGCAACATCGTGCATAAGACCTTTATTGAAGTGGCGGAAGAGGGTACAGAGGCCGCGGCGGCGACGGCGGTCATCATGATGCGCACCTCGATGCCCGCACCCGACGACGACGCGGTCGTTTTCCGCGCCGAGCGTCCCTTCATCTACATCATCAGGGACAACACGACGGGCGCGATAATCTTCATCGGCAGGTACACAAGGCCATAG
- a CDS encoding GTP-binding protein codes for MAVNEACPLTIGILAHVDGGKTTLTEQMLFKAGAVRSLGRVDDGSAHTDFMDFERRRGISVRAASALLEWRGVKIYIIDTPGHSDFSAEVQRAVRAMDLAVIVVSAVEGVQSQTELIWRSIDKMGIPALFFINKTDRVGADVKSVMAEIGELTGTAPRLIDLEDKESLAETLAEYDDAALEKYFDEGACAFSKDELDTLLRDSFYARKLIPALCGAALKGEGVEPLLELLARLSKAQDAAGPLSGVVFKVEHNPSLGRVAHLRLFSGTLKNRDSVRNVTMGREEKVTQIREVLGSKEKDKGSLCAGEVGAVYGLTGTVSGDIIGDPSYVPPVAEIAAPVLRVKVTSAEPSQYPALVAALSELSAEDPLLDVIWEKESRELLVRVTGLLQIEILQTLLAERFGLEAALGEPMVVYKERPLKRAHGYVEYTMPKPCWAVMDFEIEPLPLGTGVVFESTVANDKIYTRYQAQVRQTIPEALRQGPKGWEVTDVRIRLVGGEHHTVHTHPLDFMLATPMGIMDGLVASGTELLEPMQKFRLTFPEEASGRLIGEIVAMRGTFDSPVVRKGSFMMEGLLPVASSMDFPLRVASLTGGRGTLSTTAAGYAPCPPGEGFEVPYRGVSPLDRAKYILYKRGALGA; via the coding sequence TTGGCTGTAAACGAAGCCTGCCCGCTGACGATCGGCATTCTGGCCCACGTCGACGGAGGAAAGACCACTCTGACGGAGCAGATGCTCTTTAAGGCCGGTGCCGTGCGTTCGCTGGGCCGCGTGGACGATGGCAGCGCGCATACGGATTTTATGGACTTTGAGCGGCGGCGCGGCATCTCGGTCCGCGCCGCATCCGCGCTTCTTGAATGGCGCGGCGTAAAGATATATATCATCGATACCCCCGGCCACAGCGACTTTTCCGCCGAGGTGCAGCGCGCCGTGCGCGCGATGGACCTTGCCGTGATTGTCGTCTCCGCCGTCGAGGGCGTACAGTCGCAGACTGAGCTCATATGGCGCTCCATCGATAAGATGGGTATTCCGGCACTCTTCTTCATCAACAAGACCGACCGCGTCGGAGCCGACGTCAAGTCGGTCATGGCGGAGATAGGGGAGCTGACTGGAACCGCGCCGCGCCTGATCGATCTGGAGGATAAAGAGTCGCTTGCCGAGACGCTTGCCGAATATGACGACGCGGCGCTGGAAAAATACTTTGACGAAGGAGCCTGCGCATTTAGCAAAGATGAGCTCGACACGCTTCTGAGAGATTCCTTCTATGCGCGTAAACTCATTCCCGCCCTTTGCGGGGCGGCGCTGAAAGGCGAGGGCGTCGAGCCGCTTCTGGAGCTGCTCGCACGGCTGTCCAAGGCACAGGACGCCGCCGGTCCGCTTTCAGGCGTAGTTTTCAAAGTGGAACATAACCCCTCGCTCGGACGCGTGGCGCATCTGCGCCTCTTTTCCGGAACGCTGAAAAACCGCGACAGCGTGCGCAATGTCACCATGGGACGCGAGGAGAAGGTGACGCAGATACGCGAGGTGCTGGGCTCAAAGGAAAAGGACAAGGGCAGCCTTTGCGCCGGAGAGGTCGGCGCGGTCTACGGCCTGACGGGGACCGTCAGCGGAGACATCATCGGCGATCCCTCGTACGTGCCGCCGGTGGCGGAGATTGCCGCTCCTGTGCTGCGCGTTAAGGTGACGTCGGCGGAACCGTCGCAGTATCCCGCGCTGGTGGCCGCCCTCTCGGAGCTCTCCGCCGAAGACCCGCTGCTGGACGTCATCTGGGAAAAAGAGTCGCGCGAACTGCTTGTGCGCGTCACGGGACTGCTGCAGATAGAGATACTGCAGACGCTGCTTGCCGAGCGCTTCGGCCTTGAGGCGGCTCTCGGCGAGCCGATGGTCGTCTATAAAGAGCGTCCGCTCAAACGCGCGCACGGCTATGTCGAATATACCATGCCCAAACCCTGCTGGGCGGTTATGGACTTTGAGATCGAGCCGCTGCCGCTCGGCACAGGCGTCGTCTTTGAAAGCACCGTGGCAAACGATAAAATATATACGCGCTACCAGGCCCAGGTGCGTCAGACCATCCCGGAGGCGCTGCGGCAGGGGCCGAAGGGCTGGGAGGTCACGGACGTCAGGATCAGGCTCGTCGGCGGCGAACACCATACGGTACATACGCACCCTCTGGATTTCATGCTCGCGACGCCCATGGGAATCATGGACGGCCTCGTGGCAAGCGGCACGGAACTTCTTGAGCCGATGCAGAAGTTCCGCCTAACCTTCCCCGAGGAGGCGAGCGGCAGGTTGATCGGCGAGATTGTCGCGATGCGCGGCACATTTGACAGCCCCGTCGTGCGCAAGGGCAGCTTTATGATGGAGGGGCTGCTGCCTGTCGCCTCAAGTATGGACTTCCCGCTGCGCGTAGCCTCGCTCACCGGAGGCCGGGGCACGCTCTCCACAACCGCCGCTGGTTACGCTCCCTGCCCGCCCGGCGAAGGATTTGAGGTTCCATACCGCGGGGTCTCGCCGCTGGACCGCGCAAAATATATTTTGTACAAACGCGGAGCCTTAGGCGCATAA
- the grdA gene encoding glycine/sarcosine/betaine reductase complex selenoprotein A, with amino-acid sequence MGKLSGKKLLLLGERDGVPGPAMEACLKDSGAEIVFSATECFVUTAAGAMDLQNQQRIKDAAEKFGAENCVVVLGSSDAEGAEIYAETVTNGDPTFAGPLAGVSLGLPVYHIFDEAIRSECDPAQWEEQISMMEMVLDPEALAAAVKGMRDQYSKAAL; translated from the coding sequence ATGGGCAAATTAAGTGGTAAGAAACTTCTCCTGCTTGGCGAAAGAGACGGCGTACCTGGGCCCGCGATGGAAGCGTGCCTTAAGGATTCTGGCGCAGAGATAGTATTCTCAGCGACAGAATGCTTTGTCTGAACCGCGGCAGGAGCAATGGACCTGCAGAACCAGCAGCGTATTAAAGACGCCGCTGAGAAGTTTGGAGCCGAGAACTGTGTAGTAGTATTAGGTTCTTCAGACGCGGAAGGCGCAGAAATCTACGCCGAAACCGTCACGAACGGCGATCCGACCTTCGCAGGCCCGCTTGCTGGAGTCTCGTTGGGACTCCCCGTGTATCACATCTTTGATGAAGCTATTCGTTCAGAGTGCGATCCCGCGCAGTGGGAAGAGCAGATTTCCATGATGGAAATGGTCCTCGATCCCGAGGCACTCGCAGCCGCCGTAAAAGGCATGCGTGACCAGTACAGCAAGGCTGCTCTGTAA
- a CDS encoding nitroreductase family protein: protein MNELRVDREKCTKCGTCLRICPAGIIKFGDDGFPEMSEKHSGRCIQCAQCVLFCPAYADTLSFMDQGKIVRSEDIVMPTAEQAENLLKTRRSIRKFKDERIPRELFARIFETVRQAPTAVNYQPVRWVVSDDPEKTKEITNLILCWFREEIFKNPTDPGALLGAAMIAKAKAGEDALLRGAPHVAVAVVPKEHRWPEDGAIALTYLELAAHGLGIGCCWGGYLTIAIRSFAPLREYLGIGDDEHICGAQMMGWPQLRPLRQYPPRREANIHWL from the coding sequence ATGAACGAACTGCGAGTTGACCGTGAAAAATGTACGAAATGCGGAACATGTCTGCGCATTTGCCCCGCCGGGATAATAAAGTTTGGCGACGACGGGTTCCCGGAAATGTCGGAGAAGCACAGCGGACGCTGTATCCAGTGCGCCCAGTGCGTGCTCTTCTGTCCGGCATACGCAGATACCCTCTCCTTCATGGACCAGGGAAAGATCGTGAGGAGCGAGGATATAGTGATGCCCACGGCGGAACAGGCGGAAAACCTGCTCAAGACGCGCCGCAGTATCCGTAAGTTCAAGGATGAGCGCATTCCGCGCGAGCTTTTCGCGCGGATATTCGAAACTGTGCGCCAGGCGCCGACGGCGGTGAACTATCAGCCCGTACGCTGGGTGGTCTCGGATGATCCGGAAAAGACCAAGGAGATAACGAACCTTATCCTCTGCTGGTTCCGTGAGGAGATATTCAAGAACCCCACCGACCCCGGCGCGCTGCTCGGCGCGGCGATGATCGCGAAGGCCAAGGCGGGGGAGGACGCGCTGCTGCGCGGCGCGCCGCATGTCGCGGTCGCGGTCGTGCCTAAAGAACACCGCTGGCCGGAGGACGGGGCCATCGCCCTTACATATCTTGAGCTTGCCGCCCATGGTCTGGGGATAGGCTGCTGCTGGGGCGGTTACCTGACGATAGCGATCAGGAGCTTTGCGCCGCTGCGGGAATATCTTGGGATCGGTGATGACGAACACATCTGCGGCGCGCAGATGATGGGCTGGCCCCAGCTTCGTCCGCTGCGGCAGTACCCCCCGCGCCGGGAAGCAAACATACATTGGCTGTAA
- a CDS encoding glycine/sarcosine/betaine reductase component B subunit, translating to MRLELHKVHIKGLDFAEKTHVKNGVLYVNKEEAEALVAEDRNFSKVSIDFARPGEKTRIIPVKDAVEPRVKIGKGNYFPGFMAPMEKAGNGETLVLDGAAVVTCGPIVAFQEGFIDMSGPAAPYSPFSETYNIVLSVEPVEDLEKHLYETSLREAGLKLAVYLARCAEENGAKADEVAVFEKGDTFEESQKYPDLPKVIYVCMNITQGLLHDTYLYAADLRPSLPTLIHPNEVLDGAMVSGNCVSACDKNTTWHHCHNPIVQALYARHGKEINFLGMVPTQESTVLAGKIRASQMNLSIAQQLGADGVIVSEEGYGNPDTDLCLNAKNFENAGIKAVLVSDESAGTDGASQSLADATPELTGFISTGNVNEMIEVPAMDKVIGYPESIAVLSGGAEESLRPDGSMYVELQSIIASTAEIGFNKLGCEWV from the coding sequence GATTTTGCAGAGAAAACCCACGTAAAGAACGGCGTGCTCTATGTCAACAAAGAAGAAGCCGAGGCCCTCGTCGCCGAGGACAGGAACTTCTCGAAGGTGAGCATAGATTTTGCCCGCCCCGGTGAGAAGACGCGCATCATTCCGGTCAAGGATGCGGTCGAACCCCGCGTTAAGATCGGCAAGGGCAATTATTTCCCCGGTTTCATGGCTCCCATGGAGAAAGCCGGAAACGGAGAGACCCTCGTCCTTGACGGCGCGGCGGTAGTCACCTGCGGCCCGATCGTCGCCTTCCAGGAGGGCTTCATCGACATGAGCGGCCCCGCAGCCCCCTATTCACCCTTCTCAGAGACATACAACATCGTACTCTCAGTCGAACCCGTAGAGGATCTTGAGAAGCACCTTTACGAAACTTCGCTCCGCGAAGCCGGACTTAAGCTCGCTGTATACCTCGCCCGCTGCGCGGAAGAGAACGGCGCTAAGGCAGACGAAGTCGCGGTATTTGAAAAAGGCGACACCTTCGAGGAGAGCCAGAAGTATCCCGATCTCCCGAAGGTCATCTATGTCTGCATGAATATCACGCAGGGACTGCTGCACGACACCTATCTCTACGCGGCGGACCTCCGTCCCTCGCTTCCGACGCTCATCCACCCGAACGAAGTCCTCGACGGCGCGATGGTCTCCGGAAACTGCGTCTCGGCCTGCGACAAGAACACCACCTGGCATCACTGCCACAACCCCATAGTCCAGGCGCTCTATGCCCGCCACGGCAAAGAGATCAACTTCCTCGGCATGGTTCCCACCCAGGAGAGCACGGTGCTCGCCGGTAAGATCCGCGCCTCGCAGATGAACCTCTCGATCGCGCAGCAGCTCGGCGCAGACGGCGTCATCGTCTCGGAAGAGGGCTACGGCAACCCCGATACGGACCTCTGCCTCAACGCGAAGAATTTTGAGAACGCCGGCATTAAGGCGGTTCTCGTATCCGACGAATCGGCCGGTACGGACGGCGCGAGCCAGAGCCTTGCCGACGCCACGCCGGAGCTCACAGGCTTCATCTCCACGGGCAACGTCAACGAGATGATCGAAGTTCCCGCCATGGACAAGGTCATCGGCTACCCCGAATCGATCGCGGTCCTTTCCGGCGGCGCGGAGGAGAGCCTGCGTCCCGACGGCTCGATGTACGTAGAGCTTCAGTCCATCATCGCTTCCACAGCTGAAATCGGCTTCAACAAGCTCGGCTGCGAATGGGTATAG
- a CDS encoding papain-like cysteine protease family protein produces MQKRVRRVPRPDYIIPHPESGAAYEGVADVKNSPYFKAPDFFTMESNDRGLTILTNYPTYQQTACYSCGPAAALTVLWYFGVTDYDEPELMRRMGSSGTPNERGEGGTCTAGMCRFFEEIGWRISTSLCECRGGERIFKDAAAFRDFVIRNLRAGLPIMVENMRFGGHWRVIIGYDTMGTETTADDVLIFMDSDDVCDHCQDGYAVASAEEFFHTWRDIGALPPDQRIQQYLIAYPPDFKPREE; encoded by the coding sequence ATGCAGAAACGTGTAAGGCGCGTCCCGCGTCCCGACTACATAATTCCCCATCCCGAAAGCGGCGCCGCTTACGAGGGCGTCGCGGATGTAAAAAACTCGCCGTACTTCAAAGCGCCCGATTTCTTCACCATGGAGAGCAACGACAGGGGGCTGACGATACTCACGAACTACCCCACCTACCAGCAGACCGCCTGCTACAGCTGCGGCCCCGCGGCGGCGCTGACGGTGCTCTGGTACTTCGGCGTTACCGATTACGACGAACCGGAGCTGATGCGGCGAATGGGCTCCAGCGGCACCCCCAACGAAAGGGGCGAGGGCGGCACCTGCACCGCGGGAATGTGCCGCTTCTTTGAAGAGATCGGCTGGCGGATAAGCACAAGCCTCTGCGAGTGCCGCGGCGGCGAGCGTATCTTTAAGGATGCCGCCGCCTTCCGAGACTTTGTAATCCGCAATCTGCGGGCGGGGCTGCCCATCATGGTGGAAAACATGCGCTTCGGCGGCCACTGGCGCGTCATCATCGGCTACGATACCATGGGTACGGAGACTACGGCTGACGACGTGCTCATCTTTATGGACAGCGACGACGTCTGCGACCACTGTCAGGACGGCTACGCGGTCGCCTCCGCCGAGGAATTCTTTCACACCTGGCGTGATATCGGAGCATTGCCCCCGGACCAGCGCATACAGCAGTACCTGATCGCCTATCCGCCGGATTTCAAACCGCGGGAAGAATAA
- a CDS encoding acyl-CoA thioesterase, with protein MEDKYTLATKIRVRYSETDQMKIVYNANYLDWFEVTRTELCRGWGRPYTEWEKNGLMLPVVEAYCRYKHPACYDDEIELWGRVSELKVHSIKFEYRVVRASDGRLLTEGWTKHGCTDLNGKLFKKEHPFYLWVLSLLGNEG; from the coding sequence ATGGAAGATAAATATACGCTGGCCACTAAGATAAGGGTGCGCTACAGCGAGACCGACCAGATGAAGATCGTCTACAATGCCAACTACCTTGACTGGTTTGAGGTGACCCGTACCGAACTCTGCCGCGGCTGGGGCCGCCCCTATACCGAGTGGGAGAAAAACGGGCTGATGCTGCCCGTTGTCGAGGCCTACTGCCGCTATAAGCATCCTGCCTGCTACGACGACGAGATAGAGCTGTGGGGCCGCGTCTCTGAGCTCAAGGTCCACAGCATTAAGTTTGAATACCGTGTCGTGCGCGCCTCCGACGGCAGGCTGCTCACCGAGGGGTGGACAAAGCACGGCTGCACAGACCTGAACGGCAAATTATTCAAAAAAGAACATCCCTTCTATCTGTGGGTCCTCTCGCTGCTGGGGAATGAGGGCTGA